In Methanothermus fervidus DSM 2088, a single genomic region encodes these proteins:
- a CDS encoding RNA 3'-phosphate cyclase (COGs: COG0430 RNA 3'-terminal phosphate cyclase~InterPro IPR013792: IPR020719: IPR000228: IPR013796: IPR 017770~KEGG: mth:MTH1915 RNA 3'-terminal-phosphate cyclase~PFAM: RNA 3'-terminal phosphate cyclase; RNA 3'-terminal phosphate cyclase insert region~PRIAM: RNA-3'-phosphate cyclase~SPTR: O27937 Probable RNA 3'-terminal phosphate cyclase~TIGRFAM: RNA 3'-phosphate cyclase~PFAM: RNA 3'-terminal phosphate cyclase (RTC), insert domain; RNA 3'-terminal phosphate cyclase~TIGRFAM: RNA 3'-phosphate cyclase) produces MIKIDGSYGEGGGALVRVATALSALTKKTIRIDNIRANRPRKGLSHQHLNAIEAVSKLCNAEVDGLKLGSTTIIFSPKELEGGSLNVNIGTAGSIGLVLQALMIPAAFSESKTKITITGGTDVKWAPPIDYISNVTLPILKKMGYKGKISLLRRGYYPKGGGKVIAEIKPIKKLKPLKLIESEIESIEGISYASNLPKHVADRQAKSAYNILKKTGLDIDIDVRHDNESLSPGSGIVLWAKGNTRIGSSSLGERGKRAEIVGKEAAKELLNFLNSGAPLDKYMGDQIIPYISLTENSKVRTAEFTLHAHTNVYVVKKILGKELKIENGLGKITTIST; encoded by the coding sequence ATGATCAAAATTGATGGATCATATGGCGAAGGTGGCGGTGCATTAGTAAGGGTAGCAACAGCATTATCAGCATTAACAAAAAAAACAATAAGAATAGACAATATTAGGGCAAATCGTCCAAGAAAAGGTTTATCACACCAACATTTGAATGCAATCGAAGCTGTTTCAAAATTATGTAATGCAGAAGTTGATGGACTAAAATTAGGATCAACCACAATTATTTTTTCTCCAAAAGAATTAGAAGGAGGATCTTTAAATGTTAATATTGGAACGGCTGGAAGCATTGGGTTAGTATTACAAGCTTTGATGATTCCTGCAGCATTTTCAGAATCAAAAACTAAGATAACCATCACTGGGGGAACTGATGTAAAATGGGCCCCCCCTATAGATTACATTTCTAATGTTACATTACCTATATTGAAAAAAATGGGTTACAAAGGAAAAATATCTCTTTTAAGGAGAGGATATTATCCTAAAGGTGGAGGAAAGGTTATAGCAGAAATTAAACCTATAAAAAAATTAAAGCCATTAAAACTTATAGAAAGTGAAATAGAATCTATAGAAGGAATATCTTATGCTAGTAACCTTCCAAAACATGTTGCAGATAGACAAGCAAAGTCTGCTTATAATATACTCAAAAAAACTGGTTTAGATATAGATATAGATGTAAGGCATGATAATGAATCTTTGTCTCCAGGTTCAGGCATTGTTTTATGGGCAAAAGGAAACACAAGGATTGGTAGTAGTTCATTAGGAGAAAGAGGTAAAAGAGCTGAAATAGTTGGCAAAGAAGCTGCTAAAGAATTATTGAATTTTTTAAATTCTGGGGCTCCTCTAGATAAATATATGGGTGATCAAATAATACCTTATATTTCACTAACAGAAAATTCCAAGGTCAGGACTGCTGAATTTACATTACATGCACACACAAATGTTTACGTTGTTAAAAAAATTCTTGGAAAGGAGTTAAAAATAGAAAATGGTTTAGGAAAAATTACTACAATTTCAACTTAA
- a CDS encoding pyruvate carboxylase subunit A (COGs: COG4770 Acetyl/propionyl-CoA carboxylase alpha subunit~InterPro IPR011054: IPR016185: IPR011761: IPR011764: IPR 005479: IPR005481: IPR005482: IPR013817: IPR013816: IPR004549~KEGG: mth:MTH1917 pyruvate carboxylase subunit A~PFAM: Carbamoyl-phosphate synthase L chain ATP-binding; Carbamoyl-phosphate synthetase large chain domain protein; biotin carboxylase domain protein~SPTR: O27939 Pyruvate carboxylase subunit A~TIGRFAM: acetyl-CoA carboxylase, biotin carboxylase~PFAM: Carbamoyl-phosphate synthase L chain, ATP binding domain; Biotin carboxylase C-terminal domain; Carbamoyl-phosphate synthase L chain, N-terminal domain~TIGRFAM: acetyl-CoA carboxylase, biotin carboxylase subunit): MFEKVLVANRGEIAIRVMRACRELDINTVAVYSDADKKALFTNYADEAYHIGGSHPSQSYLNVEKIVSVAEEAGADAIHPGYGFLAENPKLPKECEKRGIKFIGPSASIMKTMGDKIAAKKLMSKVGVPTIPGTEKGVKSVKKALKIADEIGYPVIIKAAAGGGGVGMRTVYEEDEMERAMESAKSLAKSVFGDSRVYIEKYFEKPRHIEFQVLADEHGNAIHLGDRECSIQRRHQKLIEEAPSPIVNKELREKIGSMVVNATKEIGYTNAGTFEFLYADGNFYFLEMNTRIQVEHPVTEAVTGIDIVKEQIKIAAGEELNITQKDVKINGHAIECRINAEDPLSDFQPCPGKITGYRSPGGIGVRVDSGVYMGYEIPSFYDSMISKLIVWGRNRKEAIVRMRRALSEYIIIGVKTTIPFHKAMMVDPLFVKGELHTQFVDQHKKRIEEEMKKIIEKDRERVSRQVSTFLPPKKVAAITAAIGSYIAHIQKKGENK, encoded by the coding sequence ATGTTCGAAAAAGTACTTGTAGCAAACCGTGGAGAAATAGCCATACGGGTTATGAGAGCCTGTAGAGAATTAGATATTAACACTGTTGCTGTTTATTCTGATGCAGACAAAAAAGCTCTCTTCACTAATTATGCAGATGAAGCTTATCATATAGGTGGTTCTCATCCATCTCAAAGTTATTTAAATGTCGAAAAAATTGTTTCTGTAGCTGAAGAAGCAGGTGCAGACGCTATTCATCCAGGATACGGTTTTCTAGCTGAAAATCCTAAATTACCAAAAGAATGTGAAAAGCGTGGTATAAAATTTATTGGTCCATCTGCATCAATAATGAAAACTATGGGAGATAAAATAGCTGCAAAAAAATTAATGAGTAAAGTTGGGGTACCTACCATCCCTGGAACTGAGAAAGGTGTGAAAAGCGTAAAGAAAGCTTTAAAAATAGCAGATGAAATAGGGTATCCTGTGATAATAAAAGCTGCTGCAGGTGGTGGCGGGGTAGGAATGAGAACAGTATATGAAGAAGATGAAATGGAAAGAGCCATGGAGTCTGCTAAATCTCTTGCAAAATCTGTATTTGGAGATTCTAGAGTCTACATTGAAAAATATTTTGAGAAACCAAGACATATTGAATTTCAAGTACTTGCAGATGAACATGGGAATGCTATACATTTAGGAGATAGAGAATGCTCTATACAGAGAAGACATCAAAAATTGATAGAAGAGGCACCATCCCCTATAGTAAATAAAGAATTAAGGGAAAAAATAGGATCTATGGTTGTCAATGCTACAAAAGAAATTGGATATACAAATGCAGGAACCTTTGAGTTTTTGTATGCAGATGGTAATTTTTATTTTCTTGAAATGAATACAAGAATACAAGTTGAACATCCAGTAACTGAAGCCGTTACAGGAATTGACATCGTAAAAGAACAAATAAAAATAGCTGCTGGAGAAGAATTGAATATAACACAAAAAGATGTTAAAATTAATGGTCATGCAATCGAATGCAGAATAAATGCAGAAGATCCTTTATCAGATTTTCAACCATGTCCTGGGAAAATAACAGGTTATAGGTCTCCTGGAGGAATTGGAGTAAGAGTTGATAGTGGAGTTTATATGGGTTATGAAATACCCAGTTTTTATGATTCAATGATATCAAAACTTATAGTGTGGGGTAGAAATCGAAAAGAAGCAATTGTTAGGATGAGAAGAGCATTAAGTGAATACATAATAATCGGTGTTAAAACAACAATACCCTTTCATAAAGCTATGATGGTAGATCCTTTATTTGTAAAAGGAGAATTACACACGCAATTTGTGGATCAACATAAAAAGAGAATTGAAGAGGAAATGAAAAAGATAATAGAGAAAGATCGTGAAAGAGTTTCTAGACAAGTTTCAACGTTTTTACCACCAAAAAAAGTGGCTGCTATTACAGCAGCAATTGGTAGCTATATTGCACATATTCAGAAGAAAGGTGAAAATAAATGA
- a CDS encoding biotin/acetyl-CoA-carboxylase ligase (COGs: COG0340 Biotin-(acetyl-CoA carboxylase) ligase~InterPro IPR004143: IPR003142: IPR004408~KEGG: mth:MTH1916 biotin acetyl-CoA carboxylase ligase / biotin operon repressor bifunctional protein~PFAM: biotin/lipoate A/B protein ligase; biotin protein ligase domain protein~PRIAM: Biotin--[acetyl-CoA-carboxylase] ligase~SPTR: O27938 Biotin acetyl-CoA carboxylase ligase/biotin operon repressor~TIGRFAM: biotin/acetyl-CoA-carboxylase ligase~PFAM: Biotin protein ligase C terminal domain; Biotin/lipoate A/B protein ligase family~TIGRFAM: birA, biotin-[acetyl-CoA-carboxylase] ligase region), whose product MKEKVLNFLYEKKEVSKKDIVSELGIDEKEFDKIIEKLKNYLKIHKDKYKLKNSHNLLLPSLIKSKLKTNYIGRNIYYFDIVDSTNLTAKKLAEKGEEEGTIVLAQVQTRGRGRENKEWISPKGGIWTSIILKPDIPAVNAPQITLMTAVAVAKTLKKLFKNLDVGIKWPNDVLIGNKKVCGILTESYSRNESLEYVIVGVGIDINVDINSFPIELQEGATSIKEELGKEVPLVDVLCEFLYEFEKVYEKFKAGKFQEILKEWRALSKTIGSYVEIRKKFGKRIRGEAVGVTKDGALILELDDGRLKKIFSGACIHLS is encoded by the coding sequence ATGAAAGAAAAGGTTTTAAATTTTTTATATGAAAAAAAAGAAGTTTCAAAGAAAGACATAGTTTCTGAATTAGGCATAGATGAAAAAGAATTTGACAAAATCATAGAAAAATTAAAAAATTATTTAAAAATACATAAAGATAAATATAAACTTAAAAATTCTCATAATTTACTTTTACCATCATTGATAAAATCTAAATTAAAAACAAATTACATTGGAAGAAATATTTATTATTTTGACATAGTTGATTCAACAAACCTCACAGCAAAAAAATTAGCTGAGAAAGGTGAAGAAGAAGGCACAATAGTACTAGCTCAGGTCCAAACCAGAGGAAGAGGAAGAGAAAACAAAGAATGGATATCTCCCAAAGGAGGAATTTGGACATCGATAATATTAAAACCAGACATTCCAGCTGTCAATGCTCCACAAATAACTTTAATGACTGCAGTTGCGGTTGCCAAAACTTTGAAAAAATTATTTAAAAATTTAGATGTTGGAATCAAATGGCCAAACGACGTGTTGATAGGTAATAAAAAAGTTTGTGGCATATTAACAGAATCATATTCTAGAAATGAATCTCTTGAATATGTCATTGTAGGAGTTGGAATAGACATAAATGTAGATATAAATTCTTTCCCTATAGAACTTCAAGAAGGTGCAACATCTATAAAAGAAGAATTAGGTAAAGAAGTACCTTTAGTAGATGTTTTATGTGAGTTTTTATATGAATTTGAAAAAGTATATGAAAAATTCAAAGCTGGAAAATTTCAAGAAATACTTAAGGAATGGAGAGCCTTATCTAAAACAATAGGAAGTTACGTAGAAATCAGGAAAAAATTTGGTAAGAGAATAAGAGGAGAAGCTGTTGGTGTAACAAAAGATGGTGCTTTAATTTTAGAACTAGATGATGGAAGACTTAAAAAAATTTTTTCTGGTGCATGTATACACTTAAGTTGA
- a CDS encoding protein of unknown function DUF88 (COGs: COG1432 conserved hypothetical protein~InterPro IPR002790~KEGG: mth:MTH1913 hypothetical protein~PFAM: protein of unknown function DUF88~SPTR: O27935 Conserved protein~PFAM: Protein of unknown function DUF88~TIGRFAM: conserved hypothetical protein TIGR00288), translated as MPPLDKISSLKEYIPIKRKKKKEGAGNIGLLVDGPNMLRKEFKLNLEQVKEILSEYGNLKVGKVLLNQYASDKLIEAISNQGFSPIVVAGDTDVYMAIEAMELIYNPNIDIIALMTRDADFLPIINKAKENGKETIVIGAEPGFSVALKNAADHTIILRSKKEGNEDEDSKNSG; from the coding sequence ATGCCACCTCTTGACAAAATATCTAGTTTAAAGGAATATATTCCAATTAAGAGGAAAAAGAAAAAAGAAGGAGCAGGAAACATTGGATTACTGGTCGATGGTCCTAACATGCTTAGAAAAGAATTTAAGTTGAACTTAGAGCAAGTTAAAGAAATTTTATCTGAGTATGGTAATTTAAAGGTTGGGAAAGTTCTTTTAAATCAATATGCTTCCGATAAACTAATTGAGGCAATTTCAAACCAAGGTTTTTCACCTATAGTTGTTGCTGGAGATACTGATGTTTATATGGCCATTGAGGCCATGGAATTAATATATAATCCTAACATAGATATTATCGCATTAATGACACGTGATGCTGATTTTCTACCCATAATAAACAAGGCAAAAGAAAATGGGAAAGAAACTATAGTAATTGGTGCTGAACCAGGCTTTAGCGTTGCTTTAAAAAATGCAGCAGACCATACTATTATATTAAGAAGTAAAAAAGAAGGAAATGAAGATGAGGATAGTAAAAACTCAGGTTGA
- a CDS encoding pyridoxal phosphate enzyme (COGs: COG1921 Selenocysteine synthase [seryl-tRNASer selenium transferase]~InterPro IPR015424: IPR018319: IPR020033~KEGG: msi:Msm_0767 selenocysteine synthase, SelA~PFAM: Pyridoxal phosphate-dependent transferase~SPTR: A5UL94 Selenocysteine synthase, SelA~TIGRFAM: pyridoxal phosphate enzyme~PFAM: L-seryl-tRNA selenium transferase~TIGRFAM: pyridoxal phosphate enzyme, MJ0158 family): MRIVKTQVDETKKRENALRIIRSMIKKKGRESLFDLTGLSGGYPIKEEDIKILETYVGPAIFEEKLQELGKKHLGGEKVLAFNRTTSGILATILTFAKVGTYVVHYLPKPPSHPSIPKSVKLAGAKYLEYYDVKDFPDNTSLIIITGATMDLDVMPTENFEKIVKMSGDIPVFVDDASGARVRTVLYGQPTAIELGADLVITSTDKLMNGPRGGLMSGKKELINKIKSTAHQLGLEAQPPLMAGMVRALEEFNPNLLKKSIKRKRKLRKLLEKDFEGVEETPTGIKIEPEYLKQKIKTDLSSKDLAFLFSMILLRSGIITIPAVGMPGASTTIRLDLSSKDAERIKLEELKTIFLDAFSKLKDIVKSPERCKEIIYGAKNDQN, translated from the coding sequence ATGAGGATAGTAAAAACTCAGGTTGATGAAACCAAAAAAAGAGAAAATGCACTTAGAATCATCAGATCAATGATCAAAAAGAAAGGTAGAGAATCTCTTTTTGACTTAACAGGATTATCAGGCGGATATCCAATTAAAGAAGAAGATATAAAAATTTTGGAGACATATGTAGGACCTGCAATTTTTGAAGAAAAATTACAAGAACTTGGTAAAAAGCACTTGGGTGGAGAAAAAGTTTTAGCTTTTAACAGGACCACTAGCGGTATATTAGCAACGATATTAACTTTTGCAAAGGTTGGAACATATGTTGTTCATTACTTACCCAAGCCACCATCTCATCCATCAATACCAAAAAGCGTTAAATTAGCTGGAGCAAAATACTTAGAATATTATGATGTAAAAGATTTTCCAGATAATACGTCTTTGATTATTATAACTGGAGCTACTATGGATTTAGATGTAATGCCAACTGAAAATTTTGAAAAAATTGTTAAAATGTCTGGAGATATACCTGTGTTTGTTGACGATGCTTCTGGAGCTAGAGTGAGAACAGTATTGTATGGACAACCAACTGCAATTGAATTAGGAGCTGATTTAGTTATAACAAGCACTGATAAATTAATGAATGGCCCTCGTGGAGGTTTAATGTCAGGTAAAAAAGAATTAATCAATAAAATTAAATCTACTGCCCATCAGTTAGGTTTAGAAGCACAACCACCATTAATGGCAGGAATGGTAAGGGCTTTAGAAGAATTTAATCCAAATTTATTAAAAAAATCAATTAAAAGAAAAAGAAAACTTAGGAAATTGCTTGAAAAAGACTTTGAGGGAGTTGAAGAAACACCCACTGGTATAAAAATCGAACCTGAATATTTAAAACAAAAAATAAAGACTGACTTAAGTTCAAAGGATTTGGCATTTTTATTTTCAATGATTTTACTTCGTTCAGGTATTATAACAATCCCTGCAGTAGGAATGCCAGGTGCATCTACTACAATAAGATTAGATTTATCATCAAAGGATGCAGAGAGAATTAAGTTAGAAGAACTCAAGACGATCTTTTTAGATGCCTTTTCAAAATTGAAAGATATTGTCAAGTCACCTGAAAGATGCAAAGAAATAATTTACGGTGCCAAAAATGATCAAAATTGA